The following coding sequences lie in one Apium graveolens cultivar Ventura chromosome 3, ASM990537v1, whole genome shotgun sequence genomic window:
- the LOC141714567 gene encoding uncharacterized protein LOC141714567: protein MAAAGKGLWEKEARSQEPTNDSLGENCVITVTARNQEVEDMGGKKLNETALRGEKFVNDPKRCRTDMEILSVNNGPVHMQTDGLGLEGKETEILDPKNLKLSEVVCKDIHFAGSFVIDARGHGGGLALMWKNEGVVDIKASCDNYIDFEVECEQVGRWRYTGFYGCPERTRRQESWNILHALALKSQLPWCVLGDFNDMQFSFEKRGGRPQPNNLLVGFNDAITDCGLEDLDFTGSEYTWEKSRGTPGWIQERLDRELASQSWRQLFPNAEIQVLEVSTSDHLPLVLHLNSQIYSPKTRRFKFENIWIKDTECLNIVKESWNVPGVDSILEKAPGYDGPNPGYYQAYWSIVQADVVKFYRNFFNTGVMEEDINRTMACLIPKVKQPQYMTKLRPISLCNVLIRILSKVLENRLKKCLPTIISANQSAFIEGRLLTDNALIAFEVNKRRTQGKNGVAGLKIDVSKAYDRLEWANEVEARTMKNIIKKYEVLSGQVVNFNKSAITFSPNTDAQTRTSFTGILEVDERRNPGNYLGLPMRVREVLRQGCSRSIGTGDDTFVWKVSWLPCTENGYVTTSMPYELENVKVSNLMTSPERGWDDEVLTDIFNDRDVCLINQIPLSSLDRHGSWFWLFDEKGDFIVKSYYRRLVGEYDTSDALFWKNVWALLIPGKIKVMLWRECRSCLPTVMALHGKRVNIERKCSWCRVGDEDSVHVLFGYSFTQQVWESIQMKHWIQIVPGESIFQMFKRLFSSGTKEQWAMMALMC from the exons ATGGCGGCAGCTGGAAAAGGATTATGGGAGAAGGAAGCGAGATCTCAGGAACCAACTAACGATAGTTTAGGAGAGAATTGTGTGATTACGGTTACAGCAAGAAATCAGGAAGTAGAAGATATGGGCGGAAAAAAGTTAAATGAGACAGCATTAAGAGGGGAAAAGTTTGTTAATGACCCAAAAAGATGTCGTACGGATATGGAAATATTATCAGTAAATAATGGGCCGGTACACATGCAGACAGATGGGCTTGGGCTAGAAGGAAAGGAAACTGAAATATTGGATCCAAAAAACTTGAAGTTGTCGG agGTTGTGTGTAAAGATATTCATTTTGCTGGTTCGTTTGTTATTGATGCCAGAGGTCATGGGGGAGGTTTAGCCCTAATGTGGAAGAATGAGGGAGTTGTAGATATCAAAGCAAGTTGTGACAATTATATTGATTTTGAGGTGGAGTGTGAGCAGGTTGGTCGGTGGAGGTACACGGGTTTTTACGGATGTCCGGAGAGAACTAGACGGCAAGAATCGTGGAATATTTTACATGCGTTGGCTTTAAAATCGCAGTTACCTTGGTGTGTTCTTGGGGACTTCAACGACATGCAATTTAGTTTTGAGAAGAGGGGAGGTCGACCACAACCAAATAACTTGCTGGTAGGATTTAATGATGCAATTACGGATTGTGGGCTTGAAGATCTTGATTTTACTGGGAGCGAATACACGTGGGAGAAATCACGAGGGACTCCGGGGTGGATTCAAGAACGTTTGGACAGGGAATTGGCGAGTCAGAGTTGGCGTCAATTATTTCCAAATGCAGAGATTCAGGTATTGGAGGTCTCCACCTCTGATCATCTTCCTTTAGTCCTTCATTTGAATTCTCAAATCTATAGTCCTAAAACCAGAAGATTTAAGTTCGAAAACATATGGATTAAAGATACTGAATGTCTGAATATAGTCAAAGAAAGTTGGAATGTGCCCGGTGTTGATAGTATTTTAG AAAAGGCACCTGGTTATGACGGACCGAACCCAGGCTATTATCAGGCGTACTGGAGTATAGTACAGGCTGATGTGGTAAAGTTTTATAGGAATTTTTTCAATACAGGGGTTATGGAGGAGGACATAAATCGTACAATGGCTTGCTTAATTCCAAAAGTAAAACAGCCTCAGTACATGACGAAGCTGCGACCAATATCCCTTTGTAATGTTCTGATCAGAATTTTATCTAAGGTTCTAGAAAACAGACTGAAGAAATGTCTCCCAACGATAATATCGGCTAATCAAAGTGCATTCATCGAGGGGAGACTTTTAACAGATAACGCTCTTATCGCTTTTGAAGTGAATAAACGTCGTACTCAAGGAAAGAATGGTGTAGCTGGATTAAAAATTGACGTGTCAAAGGCATATGATAGACTTGAATGGG CAAATGAGGTAGAAGCAAGGACTATGAAGAATATCATCAAGAAGTATGAGGTACTATCTGGTCAGGTAGTGAATTTTAATAAATCTGCCATTACGTTTAGTCCAAATACAGATGCACAGACTCGAACAAGTTTCACTGGTATTTTGGAAGTTGATGAAAGAAGGAATCCAGGAAACTATTTGGGTTTACCAATGAGA GTCAGGGAAGTGCTGAGACAAGGTTGTAGTCGAAGTATTGGTACAGGTGATGACACGTTTGTGTGGAAAGTGTCATGGCTTCCATGTACTGAGAACGGGTATGTAACAACGAGTATGCCTTATGAGCTGGAAAATGTAAAAGTATCAAATTTAATGACATCACCGGAGAGAGGATGGGATGATGAAGTTTTAACCGATATTTTTAATGATAGAGATGTCTGTTTGATTAATCAAATTCCTCTATCAAGTTTAGATAGGCATGGCTCATGGTTTTGGTTGTTTGATGAAAAAGGTGATTTTATTGTAAAAAGCTATTATCGTCGTTTAGTTGGGGAATATGATACATCAGATGCTTTATTTTGGAAAAATGTGTGGGCTTTATTAATACCTGGGAAGATTAAAGTTATGTTATGGCGAGAATGTCGATCATGTCTACCGACTGTTATGGCCTTGCATGGAAAAAGAGTGAATATAGAACGAAAATGTAGCTGGTGTCGTGTGGGAGATGAAGATTCAGTTCATGTCCTATTTGGCTATAGTTTCACTCAGCAGGTATGGGAGTCAATTCAAATGAAGCACTGGATTCAGATTGTACCAGGGGAATCAATTTTTCAGATGTTTAAACGTCTATTTAGTAGTGGTACAAAGGAACAATGGGCAATGATGGCGTTAATGTGTTAG
- the LOC141712732 gene encoding histone H3.3 — MARTKQTARKSTGGKAPRKQLATKAARKSAPTTGGVKKPHRYRPGTVALREIRKYQKSTELLIRKLPFQRLVREIAQDFKTDLRFQSHAVLALQEAAEAYLVGLFEDTNLCAIHAKRVTIMPKDIQLARRIRGERA; from the exons ATGGCTCGTACTAAGCAAACTGCTCGTAAGTCCACTGGAGGGAAGGCACCAAGGAAGCAATTGGCTACCAAG GCTGCACGTAAGTCTGCACCAACCACTGGAGGAGTGAAGAAGCCCCACAGATACCGTCCTGGAACTGTTGCTCTTCG TGAAATCCGCAAGTACCAGAAGAGCACTGAGCTCTTGATCAGGAAATTGCCTTTCCAGAGGCTTGTGCGTGAGATTGCTCAGGACTTTAAG ACTGATCTCCGTTTTCAGAGCCATGCCGTGCTAGCTTTGCAGGAAGCTGCGGAGGCATACCTTGTTGGTCTCTTTGAGGATACCAACTTGTGTGCCATCCATGCTAAAAGGGTGACCATCATGCCTAAGGACATCCAGCTAGCTAGGAGGATCCGTGGTGAGCGTGCATAA
- the LOC141712733 gene encoding 14-3-3-like protein 16R, which translates to MASREDNVYMAKLAEQAERYEEMVEFMEKVVAASDSGEELTVEERNLLSVAYKNVIGARRASWRIISSIEQKEESRGNDAHVATIREYRSKIENELSSICDGILKLLDSKLIGAASNGDSKVFYLKMKGDYYRYLAEFKIAAERKEAAENTLNAYKAAQDIANAELAPTHPIRLGLALNFSVFYYEILSSPDRACNLAKQAFDEAIAELDTLGEESYKDSTLIMQLLRDNLTLWTSDMQDDGTEEIKDAPKPDNEQ; encoded by the exons ATGGCGTCTCGCGAAGACAACGTGTACATGGCGAAACTCGCCGAGCAAGCCGAGCGATACGAAGAGATGGTGGAGTTCATGGAGAAAGTCGTCGCCGCCTCCGATTCCGGCGAAGAACTCACCGTAGAGGAGCGTAACCTCCTCTCCGTCGCCTACAAAAACGTCATCGGAGCTCGCCGTGCCTCCTGGCGAATCATCTCCTCCATCGAGCAGAAAGAGGAGAGTCGCGGTAACGATGCACACGTCGCGACGATCCGTGAGTACAGATCTAAGATTGAGAACGAACTCTCCTCGATCTGCGATGGCATTTTGAAGCTTCTCGACTCTAAACTCATTGGTGCTGCTTCAAACGGTGATTCCAAAGTGTTTTATTTGAAAATGAAAGGTGATTATTATAGGTACCTCGCCGAATTTAAGATCGCTGCTGAGAGGAAAGAAGCTGCTGAGAATACACTTAATGCTTACAAGGCTGCTCAG GATATTGCAAACGCGGAGTTAGCTCCTACTCATCCAATCCGTCTAGGGTTGGCACTCAATTTCTCTGTGTTTTACTATGAAATTCTGAGCTCTCCAGACCGTGCTTGTAATCTTGCAAAACAG GCTTTTGATGAAGCGATTGCGGAGCTGGATACTCTAGGAGAGGAGTCTTACAAGGACAGCACGTTGATAATGCAGCTTCTCCGTGATAACCTCACTTTGTGGACTTCAGATATGCAG GATGATGGTACAGAGGAGATCAAAGATGCACCCAAGCCTGACAACGAGCAGTGA
- the LOC141712731 gene encoding uncharacterized protein LOC141712731: MQRQMEGLEEDLKLIKNQLDGADEERDRALDQLQEKIVAKEVVNTRLSEAPSPRRASKLFGELTTDKEFLSNSQKELAAKEKNIESMKLELGQAKQLEKRLADKDSKLSRLSEELLNAKVFEARAMDLYLESKMRIKELEGELEKGKQFEKRELESGVSQSKKLEAAKTELEESKLIIASLREELQKFQTSSSVSSREQNTTQKSDYTDTKNELGEKSAYSKTVGSQREVDALKKELKAAIEGEEQSTKAMNDLALALKEVATEGNQTKEKLIATESELEHVMEEAEQLKVIMMSTKEKYQKLLDEAKEEAELHKNTADRLRVEAEESHLAWNGKEMGFVGVIKEVEEEKARTHLQNVNLTNSLKAAETLSRKAREENHKLREIVKQALNESNAAKEASNIAKKQISQLKDSLAEKDETLDDLTRENERLRISEAAANEKMKELKRLLSQAHSELRTEDREESGTAFMSPESVFDDHKEDFFKEDTAIKKGFSLDTEIKKGFSFDLHDIRLHSKFEDADDMLTDEDPIKAEALKGSIFDPSSETPKPESHSLKAPLFFKPHLRHHHRSRSTYMDVDNVNSEDLDNLYGSNHINNSHHDSEGKQSEDFEVDRQLSHPHRKKKPALFKSFSSLLTRRSHSHSHFHPNHSKKEPTTPTSSTSSDYR; this comes from the coding sequence ATGCAAAGGCAGATGGAGGGGCTAGAGGAGGACCTGAAGTTGATAAAGAATCAATTGGATGGAGCCGATGAAGAAAGAGATCGAGCCCTTGATCAACTCCAAGAAAAAATAGTGGCTAAAGAGGTGGTCAATACGAGATTAAGTGAAGCACCGTCTCCTCGGAGGGCTAGTAAATTATTTGGTGAGCTTACAACCGATAAAGAGTTTCTGTCTAATTCTCAGAAGGAGTTGGCTGCAAAGGAGAAGAATATTGAGTCGATGAAACTTGAGCTTGGCCAGGCAAAGCAGTTGGAGAAAAGATTAGCCGACAAAGATTCAAAATTAAGTAGGTTGAGTGAGGAACTCCTTAATGCCAAGGTTTTTGAGGCCCGGGCTATGGATTTATATCTAGAAAGTAAGATGAGGATTAAGGAACTCGAGGGCGAATTAGAGAAAGGAAAACAATTTGAAAAGAGAGAATTAGAATCAGGAGTTTCTCAAAGTAAAAAACTTGAGGCAGCAAAAACTGAACTCGAAGAATCTAAGCTAATAATTGCTTCTCTCCGCGAGGAGTTGCAAAAGTTTCAAACTTCATCATCAGTAAGTAGCAGAGAGCAAAATACAACTCAGAAAAGTGATTATACTGATACTAAGAATGAATTGGGTGAGAAGTCGGCCTACTCAAAAACAGTTGGTTCCCAAAGGGAGGTCGATGCACTTAAGAAGGAGCTAAAGGCTGCCATTGAGGGAGAAGAGCAAAGCACAAAGGCCATGAACGATCTAGCTTTAGCATTGAAAGAGGTCGCAACAGAAGGTAATCAAACAAAGGAAAAACTTATTGCTACTGAATCCGAACTAGAGCACGTAATGGAGGAGGCAGAACAATTGAAAGTCATCATGATGAGCACTAAAGAGAAGTACCAAAAGCTTTTGGACGAAGcaaaagaagaagctgagctaCACAAGAACACTGCAGATAGACTAAGAGTGGAAGCAGAGGAGTCACATCTTGCATGGAACGGTAAAGAGATGGGATTTGTTGGCGTCATAAAAGAAGTTGAAGAGGAAAAAGCTCGTACACATCTACAAAATGTTAACTTAACAAACTCCCTCAAGGCAGCTGAGACTTTGAGTAGAAAAGCAAGAGAAGAAAATCACAAACTGAGGGAAATAGTCAAACAGGCCCTTAATGAAAGTAATGCTGCTAAAGAAGCTTCCAATATTGCCAAAAAACAGATTTCCCAACTTAAGGATTCTCTTGCAGAGAAGGATGAGACCCTTGATGATCTCACTCGAGAGAATGAAAGACTAAGGATTAGTGAGGCTGCAGCCAATGAAAAAATGAAAGAGTTGAAGCGACTGCTTTCTCAAGCTCATTCAGAACTTAGGACAGAGGATAGGGAGGAAAGTGGAACAGCTTTCATGTCACCAGAGTCCGTGTTTGATGACCACAAGGAAGATTTTTTCAAAGAAGATACAGCAATCAAGAAAGGTTTTAGTTTAGATACAGAAATCAAGAAAGGTTTTAGTTTTGATCTTCATGATATAAGGTTACATAGCAAATTTGAAGATGCAGATGACATGCTGACAGACGAGGACCCTATAAAAGCTGAAGCACTCAAGGGCTCAATATTTGACCCCTCCAGTGAAACACCGAAACCAGAGTCTCATTCACTAAAAGCACCACTATTTTTTAAACCTCATCTTCGCCATCATCACCGAAGTAGATCCACATATATGGACGTAGATAATGTGAATTCCGAAGATTTGGATAATCTATATGGTTCAAACCATATAAATAACTCACACCATGATAGTGAAGGGAAACAATCCGAGGATTTTGAAGTGGATAGACAATTGTCACATCCCCATAGAAAGAAGAAACCGGCATTGTTCAAGAGCTTTAGTTCTCTTCTAACCAGAAGAAGTCATTCTCATTCTCATTTTCATCCAAATCACTCGAAAAAAGAACCAACCACTCCCACCTCTTCCACTAGCTCTGATTATCGCTAG